One Elusimicrobiota bacterium genomic region harbors:
- the gatC gene encoding Asp-tRNA(Asn)/Glu-tRNA(Gln) amidotransferase subunit GatC yields the protein MKITIKDVEYVAKLARLLLTEEEKMQYTKQLNAILEYMDELNKLDTSNVLPTSHAIEMKNVFREDEAKKSEEADDIINNAPEREDRFFKVKKVI from the coding sequence ATGAAAATTACAATAAAAGATGTTGAATATGTTGCGAAACTTGCGCGGCTTCTTTTGACAGAAGAAGAAAAAATGCAATATACCAAACAACTAAATGCCATTTTGGAATATATGGATGAGTTGAATAAACTGGATACTTCTAATGTCCTGCCGACATCGCATGCAATCGAGATGAAGAATGTTTTCCGGGAAGACGAAGCTAAAAAATCTGAAGAAGCAGATGATATAATTAATAATGCTCCTGAGCGGGAAGATAGGTTTTTTAAAGTAAAAAAAGTTATTTAG